In one window of Larus michahellis chromosome 10, bLarMic1.1, whole genome shotgun sequence DNA:
- the TUSC2 gene encoding tumor suppressor candidate 2, with protein sequence MGTSGSKSRGLWPFASPAAGGGGAEGPGGQQALARARGARAATPFVFTRRGSMYYDEDGDLAHEFYEETIVTKNGRKRAKLKRIHKNLIPQGIVKLEHPRIHVDFPVIICEV encoded by the exons atgggcaCCAGCGGCTCCAAGTCGCGGGGGCTGTGGCCCTTCGcctccccggcggcgggcggcggcggcgccgagggCCCCGGCGGGCAGCAGGCCTTGGCCCGGGCGCGGGGCGCGCGCGCCGCCACCCCCTTCGTCTTCACACGCCGCGG CTCCATGTATTACGATGAGGACGGGGATCTCGCCCACGAGTTCTACGAGGAGACAATCGTTACCAAGAATGGGAGGAAGCGCGCCAAGCTGAAGAGGATCCATAAGAACCTGATACCTCAG GGCATAGTGAAACTAGAGCACCCTCGCATTCACGTGGATTTCCCGGTGATCATCTGCGAGGTGTGA
- the ZMYND10 gene encoding zinc finger MYND domain-containing protein 10 isoform X2 yields MHAILSASTGQEQLLTELLVSYAKIPVLIGELISVEIWKHKVFPVLCRLEDFKPRSTFPIYVVLHHEASIINLLETVFFYKEICESAEDSILDLIDYCHRKLTLLAARSASGQTATPTELRLEDLASPSSMQELRKQAETMDFEISLKALSVLRFITNQVESLPLSALTRMLNTHNLPCLLVELVEHCPWSCQEAGKLKKFENGAWHVVPPEDQVKMTKLDGQVWLALLNLLLSPECQRKYHFDGFNKSQLLKLRAFLTDVLIDQLPNLVELQRFLSHLAVTEPAPPKKDLILEQVPVIWDHILKKNAGKWEAIAKHQVKRVFSPTEEELKFQARRWAQTYSLDMMEALAPNKPRCGACGTEAAKRCSRCRNEWYCTRACQVQHWQKHKVACNLMAGEPRRADDL; encoded by the exons ATGCATGCCATCCTGAGCGCTTCCAcgggccaggagcagctcctcacCGAGCTGCTGGTCAGCTACGCCAAG ATTCCTGTTCTCATTGGGGAGCTGATCTCTGTGGAGATCTGGAAGCACAAGGTCTTTCCCGTGCTGTGCCGGCTGGAGGACTTCAAACCAAGAAGCACCTTCCCCATCTACGTGGTG ctgcaTCATGAAGCCTCCATCATTAACCTCTTGGAGACCGTGTTTTTTTACAAG GAGATCTGCGAGTCAGCAGAAGACAGCATTCTGGATTTAATTGATTATTGCCACCGAAAACTGACCTTGCTTGCAGCTCGGAGCGCCAGTGGACAGACAGCGACCCCAACGGAGCTTCGTCTTGAGGATCTGGCCAGCCCCTCATCCATGCAG GAGCTGCGGAAGCAGGCGGAGACAATGGACTTTGAGATTTCCCTGAAAGCCCTGTCCGTGCTGCGGTTCATCACCAATCAGGTGGAGAG TCTGCCCCTGAGCGCGCTGACACGGATGCTGAACACACACAACCTGCCCTGCCTCCTTGTCGAGCTGGTGGAGCATTGCCCCTGGAGCTGCCAGGAAGCAG GCAAGCTCAAGAAGTTTGAGAACGGTGCCTGGCATGTAGTGCCCCCTGAAGACCAGGTGAAGATGACCAAACTCGATGGGCAGGTGTGGCTTGCCCTCCtcaacctcctgctcagcccTGAATGCCAGCGCAAATACCACTTTGATGGCTTCAACAAGAGCCAGCTCCTCAAG CTCCGTGCATTCCTGACGGACGTCCTCATCGACCAGCTGCCCAACCTGGTGGAGCTGCAGAGATTTCTGAGCCACCTCGCAGTGACAGAGCCAGCTCCCCCAAAAAAGGATCTCATCCTGGAGCAG GTTCCCGTCATCTGGGACCATatcctgaagaaaaatgcaggGAAGTGGGAGGCCATCGCCAAACACCAGGTGAAGCGCGTCTTCAGCCCCACCGAGGAGGAGCTGAAGTTCCAGGCACGCAG GTGGGCACAGACCTACAGCCTGGACATGATGGAGGCTCTGGCCCCCAACAAGCCCCGCTGCGGGGCGTGCGGCACGGAGGCAGCCAAGCGGTGCTCTCGCTGCCGGAATGAGTGGTACTGCACACG GGCATGCCAGGTCCAGCACTGGCAGAAGCATAAGGTTGCCTGCAACCTGATGGCCGGGGAGCCGAGGAGAGCGGACGACCTGTAA
- the RASSF1 gene encoding ras association domain-containing protein 1 isoform X1, with protein sequence MELIELRELQPEPRPGRGRLERTNALRISPARRSGTGTGAGAHPDPRLTAVPGAGHRFEPRRRGLHTWCDLCGEFVWGGGRKSLQCRHCSFTCHYRCRALVRLDCSGPPGAGDEDDGTEQALEKDTNVDEPSEWEKAELDQAQVEQRIKEYNSQINSNLFMSLNKDGSYTGFIKVQLKLVRPVSVPATKRVPSLQAGRPGPRAQGVKRRTSFYLPKGTVKHLHILSHTRASEVIDALLRKFTVVDNPRKFALFERSEKDEQVYLRKLADEEQPLRLRLLAGPSEKVLSFVLKENETGEVNWDAFTLPELHNFLRILQREEEEHVRRLRHRYARCRQKMQEALATRTPG encoded by the exons ATGGAGCTCATCGAGCTGCGGGAGCTGCAACCGgagccgcggccgggccggggccgcctgGAACGGACCAACGCCTTGCGCATCAGCCCGGCCCGCCGGTCCGGGACCGGAACCGGCGCCGGAGCGCACCCCGATCCGCGGCTGACGGCGGTACCGGGCGCCGGGCACCGCTTCGAGCCGCGGCGCCGCGGGCTCCACACCTGGTGCGACCTCTGCGGGGAATTCGTCTGGGGCGGCGGCAGGAAGAGCCTCCAGTGCCGCC acTGCAGTTTCACCTGCCACTACCGGTGCCGGGCCCTGGTGCGGCTGGACTGCAGCGGCCCCCCGGGCGCTGGCGACGAGGATGATGGCACTGAGCAGGCGCTGGAGAAGGACACCAATGTG GATGAGCCCAGCGagtgggagaaggcagagctggacCAGGCGCAGGTGGAGCAGCGGATCAAGGAGTACAACAGCCAGATCAACAGCAACCTCTTCATGAGCCTG AACAAGGACGGCTCCTACACCGGCTTCATCAAGGTGCAGCTGAAGCTGGTGCGCCCCGTCTCGGTGCCGGCCACCAAGCGGGTCCCCTCCCTGCaagcggggcggccggggccccGCGCCCAGGGGGTGAAGCGTCGCACGTCCTTCTACCTGCCCAAGGGGACCGTCAAGCACCTGCACATCCTCTCGCACACCCGCGCCAGCGAGGTCATCGACGCCCTCCTGCGCAAGTTCACCGTTGTCGACAACCCCCGCAAGTTCGCCCTCTTCGAGAGGTCCGAGAAGGATGAGCAAG TGTACCTGCGGAAGCTGGCCGAcgaggagcagcccctgcggctgcggctgcTGGCCGGCCCCAGCGAGAAGGTGCTCAGCTTTGTCCTGAAGGAGAATGAGACCGGAGAGGTGAAC TGGGACGCCTTCACGCTGCCGGAGCTGCACAACTTCCTGCGCATCctgcagcgggaggaggaggagcacgtGCGCCGGCTGCGGCACCGCTACGCCCGCTGCCGCCAGAAGATGCAGGAAGCGCTGGCCACGCGCACCCCGGGGTGA
- the CYB561D2 gene encoding transmembrane reductase CYB561D2 isoform X1 gives MALTAETESRLYRSLRAAAGAAAHLVALGFPTAVAVLARPGSSLFSWHPLLMALAFSFLMTEALLIFSPETSLLRSFSRKVKVRVHWALQLLALLCALLGLGIITYNKHLNGKAHFVTWHGLTGLLTVLYASGQCAGGVFLLYPKLMKNWTLAKLKLYHATSGLVGYLLGCASLMLGMCSLWFTTTVTSVSWYLAMLCPLLTSLVIMNQVSNAYLYRKRSQH, from the exons ATGGCCCTGACGGCCGAGACCGAGTCCCGGTTGTACCGCTCCCtgcgcgccgccgccggcgccgccgctcACCTTGTGGCGCTGGGCTTCCCCACAGCCGTGGCCGTGCTGGCGCGGCCCGGATCCA GCCTCTTCTCCTGGCACCCGCTGCTCATGGCCCTCGCG TTCTCGTTCCTGATGACGGAAGCCCTGCTGATATTCTCCCCGGAGACCTCGCTGCTCCGCTCCTTCTCCCGCAAAGTCAAAGTGCGGGTGCACTGGGCCCTCCAGCTGCTGGCCCTCCTCTgcgccctgctggggctgggcatcATCACCTACAACAAGCACCTGAACGGCAAGGCCCACTTCGTCACCTGGCACGGCCTGACGGGGCTGCTGACTGTGCTGTACGCCAGCGGGCAGTGCGCAGGGGGGGTGTTCCTGCTCTACCCCAAGCTGATGAAGAACTGGACGCTGGCCAAGCTCAAGCTGTACCACGCAACCTCGGGGCTGGTGGGCTACCTGCTGGGCTGCGCTAGCCTGATGCTGGGCATGTGCTCCTTGTGGTTCACCACCACGGTGACCAGCGTCTCTTGGTACCTTGCCATGCTGTGTCCCCTTCTCACCAGCCTGGTTATCATGAACCAGGTGAGCAATGCTTACCTGTACCGCAAGCGGAGCCAGCACTGA
- the TMEM115 gene encoding transmembrane protein 115 — protein MRRYLPVARQHFLAALAGTSVVVKSLSAAVLLLYLLSFGLDTAYGLGVTPGYLLPPNFWVWTLLTQGLVEERAWGLAASLATLGVAGRLLEPLWGALELLVFFAVVNISVGLLGALAYFLTYVASFHLAYLFAVRIHGGLGFLGGVLVALKQTMGDSTVLKVPQVRMKAVPMLLLILLALLRLATLVESNVLASYGFGLLSSWVYLRFYQRHSRGRGDMSDHFAFATFFPEILQPVVGLVANLVHGILVKVKVCRKTVKRYDVGAPSSITISLPGTDPQDAERRRQLALKALNERLKRVEDQSAWPSMEDDEEETAAAAKADSPLLPDPGAAGKSTGQESSLITFQDAPSQL, from the exons ATGCGGCGGTACCTGCCGGTGGCCCGGCAACACTTCCTGGCGGCGCTGGCCGGCACCAGCGTGGTGGTGAAGTCGCTGAGCGCCGCCGTCCTCCTCCTCTACCTGCTCTCCTTCGGGCTGGACACGGCCTACGGGCTGGGGGTGACCCCCGGCTACCTCCTGCCCCCCAACTTCTGGGTCTGGACGCTGCTGACGCAGGGGCTGGTGGAGGAGCGGGCCTGGGGCCTGGCGGCCAGCCTGGCCACGCTGGGGGTGGCTGGCCGGCTGCTGGAGCCCCTCTGGggagccctggagctgctggtctTCTTTGCGGTGGTGAACATTTCGGTGGGGCTCCTGGGGGCCCTCGCCTACTTCCTCACCTATGTGGCCTCCTTCCACCTCGCCTACCTGTTCGCCGTCCGCATCCACGGTGGGCTGGGCTTCCTCGGGGGAGTCTTGGTGGCCCTCAAGCAGACGATGGGGGACAGCACCGTCCTGAAGGTGCCCCAGGTCAGAATGAAGGCTGTCCCCATGCTCCTGCTCattctcctggctctgctgcgACTCGCCACCCTCGTCGAGAGCAATGTACTGGCCTCATACGGCTTCGGGCTCCTCTCCAGCTGGGTCTATCTCCGTTTCTACCAGCGGCACAGTAGAGGCCGCGGAGACATGTCTGATCACTTCGCCTTCGCCACTTTCTTCCCCGAGATCCTGCAGCCCGTAGTGGGTCTGGTGGCCAACCTGGTGCACGGCATCTTGGTGAAGGTGAAGGTCTGCCGCAAGACAGTCAAACGCTACGATGTGGGTGCCCCGTCATCCATCACCATCAGTCTGCCAGGAACGGACCCCCAGGACGCTGAGAGGAGAAG GCAGCTGGCCCTGAAGGCCCTGAACGAGCGGCTGAAGCGCGTGGAAGACCAGTCGGCCTGGCCTAGCATGGAGGACGACGAGGAGGAGACAGCGGCGGCAGCGAAGGCTGACAGCCCGCTGCTGCCCGACCCGGGAGCAGCCGGGAAGAGCACCGGCCAGGAGTCCAGCCTCATCACCTTCCAGGATGCCCCGTCCCAGCTGTGA
- the CYB561D2 gene encoding transmembrane reductase CYB561D2 isoform X2, with translation MALAFSFLMTEALLIFSPETSLLRSFSRKVKVRVHWALQLLALLCALLGLGIITYNKHLNGKAHFVTWHGLTGLLTVLYASGQCAGGVFLLYPKLMKNWTLAKLKLYHATSGLVGYLLGCASLMLGMCSLWFTTTVTSVSWYLAMLCPLLTSLVIMNQVSNAYLYRKRSQH, from the exons ATGGCCCTCGCG TTCTCGTTCCTGATGACGGAAGCCCTGCTGATATTCTCCCCGGAGACCTCGCTGCTCCGCTCCTTCTCCCGCAAAGTCAAAGTGCGGGTGCACTGGGCCCTCCAGCTGCTGGCCCTCCTCTgcgccctgctggggctgggcatcATCACCTACAACAAGCACCTGAACGGCAAGGCCCACTTCGTCACCTGGCACGGCCTGACGGGGCTGCTGACTGTGCTGTACGCCAGCGGGCAGTGCGCAGGGGGGGTGTTCCTGCTCTACCCCAAGCTGATGAAGAACTGGACGCTGGCCAAGCTCAAGCTGTACCACGCAACCTCGGGGCTGGTGGGCTACCTGCTGGGCTGCGCTAGCCTGATGCTGGGCATGTGCTCCTTGTGGTTCACCACCACGGTGACCAGCGTCTCTTGGTACCTTGCCATGCTGTGTCCCCTTCTCACCAGCCTGGTTATCATGAACCAGGTGAGCAATGCTTACCTGTACCGCAAGCGGAGCCAGCACTGA
- the ZMYND10 gene encoding zinc finger MYND domain-containing protein 10 isoform X1 produces the protein MAPGVPPPARPPCVSPQRGAGRRRSSAPPGGGRGSLPPPVARSGSSAPPGGGRGSASAPRCHSDNAAAAMAGPAPLLPAEAEALVRALQGTELRDTGGQGWLQQHECVEKLNMHAILSASTGQEQLLTELLVSYAKIPVLIGELISVEIWKHKVFPVLCRLEDFKPRSTFPIYVVLHHEASIINLLETVFFYKEICESAEDSILDLIDYCHRKLTLLAARSASGQTATPTELRLEDLASPSSMQELRKQAETMDFEISLKALSVLRFITNQVESLPLSALTRMLNTHNLPCLLVELVEHCPWSCQEAGKLKKFENGAWHVVPPEDQVKMTKLDGQVWLALLNLLLSPECQRKYHFDGFNKSQLLKLRAFLTDVLIDQLPNLVELQRFLSHLAVTEPAPPKKDLILEQVPVIWDHILKKNAGKWEAIAKHQVKRVFSPTEEELKFQARRWAQTYSLDMMEALAPNKPRCGACGTEAAKRCSRCRNEWYCTRACQVQHWQKHKVACNLMAGEPRRADDL, from the exons ATGGcacccggggtcccccccccggcgcgtcccccgtgtgtgtccccgcAGCGCGGTGCCGGCCGCCGTCGCTCCTCCGCGCCGCCAGGGGGCGGCAGAGGCTCCCTCCCGCCGCCAGTGGCCCGCAGCGGGTCCTCCGCGCCGCCAGGGGGCGGTAGAGGCTCCGCCAGCGCTCCCCGTTGCCATAGCGAcaacgccgccgccgccatggccggtCCGGCGCCGCTGCTGCCCGCCGAGGCCGAGGCGCTGGTGCGGGCGTTGCAGGGCACCGAGCTGCGGGACACCGGCGGGCAGGG ATGGCTTCAGCAGCACGAGTGTGTGGAGAAGCTCAATATGCATGCCATCCTGAGCGCTTCCAcgggccaggagcagctcctcacCGAGCTGCTGGTCAGCTACGCCAAG ATTCCTGTTCTCATTGGGGAGCTGATCTCTGTGGAGATCTGGAAGCACAAGGTCTTTCCCGTGCTGTGCCGGCTGGAGGACTTCAAACCAAGAAGCACCTTCCCCATCTACGTGGTG ctgcaTCATGAAGCCTCCATCATTAACCTCTTGGAGACCGTGTTTTTTTACAAG GAGATCTGCGAGTCAGCAGAAGACAGCATTCTGGATTTAATTGATTATTGCCACCGAAAACTGACCTTGCTTGCAGCTCGGAGCGCCAGTGGACAGACAGCGACCCCAACGGAGCTTCGTCTTGAGGATCTGGCCAGCCCCTCATCCATGCAG GAGCTGCGGAAGCAGGCGGAGACAATGGACTTTGAGATTTCCCTGAAAGCCCTGTCCGTGCTGCGGTTCATCACCAATCAGGTGGAGAG TCTGCCCCTGAGCGCGCTGACACGGATGCTGAACACACACAACCTGCCCTGCCTCCTTGTCGAGCTGGTGGAGCATTGCCCCTGGAGCTGCCAGGAAGCAG GCAAGCTCAAGAAGTTTGAGAACGGTGCCTGGCATGTAGTGCCCCCTGAAGACCAGGTGAAGATGACCAAACTCGATGGGCAGGTGTGGCTTGCCCTCCtcaacctcctgctcagcccTGAATGCCAGCGCAAATACCACTTTGATGGCTTCAACAAGAGCCAGCTCCTCAAG CTCCGTGCATTCCTGACGGACGTCCTCATCGACCAGCTGCCCAACCTGGTGGAGCTGCAGAGATTTCTGAGCCACCTCGCAGTGACAGAGCCAGCTCCCCCAAAAAAGGATCTCATCCTGGAGCAG GTTCCCGTCATCTGGGACCATatcctgaagaaaaatgcaggGAAGTGGGAGGCCATCGCCAAACACCAGGTGAAGCGCGTCTTCAGCCCCACCGAGGAGGAGCTGAAGTTCCAGGCACGCAG GTGGGCACAGACCTACAGCCTGGACATGATGGAGGCTCTGGCCCCCAACAAGCCCCGCTGCGGGGCGTGCGGCACGGAGGCAGCCAAGCGGTGCTCTCGCTGCCGGAATGAGTGGTACTGCACACG GGCATGCCAGGTCCAGCACTGGCAGAAGCATAAGGTTGCCTGCAACCTGATGGCCGGGGAGCCGAGGAGAGCGGACGACCTGTAA
- the NPRL2 gene encoding GATOR1 complex protein NPRL2: MGGRIECVFFSEFHPTLGPKITYQVPEDFISRELFDTIQVYVITKPELQNKLITVTAMEKKLIGCPVCIEHKKYSRNALLFNLGFVCDARAKACALEPIVKKLAGYLTTLELESGFISNEESKQKLVPIMTILLEELNAKGKCTLPIDESNTIHLKVIEQRPDPPIVQEYDVPVFTQDKDDFFNSQWDLTTQQILPYIDGFRHVQKISAEADVELNLVRIAVQNLLYYGVVTLVSILQYSNVYCTTPKVQDLVDDKCLQEECLSYVTKQGHKRASLRDVFQLYCGLSPGTTVRDLISRYTLQLQRVDERRLIQFGLMKGLIRRLQKYPVKVSRDERSHPARLYTGCHSYDEICCKTGMSYKELDERLENDPNIIVCWK, encoded by the exons ATGGGCGGCAGGATCGAGTGCGTCTTCTTCAGCGAGTTCCACCCTACGCTGGGGCCCAAGATCACCTACCAG GTGCCAGAGGACTTCATTTCCCGGGAGCTCTTTGACACCATCCAGGTGTATGTCATCACCAAGCCCGAGCTGCAGAACAAGCTGATCACCGT GACGGCCATGGAGAAGAAGCTTATCGGCTGCCCCGTCTGTATCGAGCACAAGAAGTACAGCCGAAATGCTCTGCTCTTCAACCTGGGCTTCGTGTGCGATGCCAGAGCCAAGGCCTGTGCGCTGGAGCCCATAGTGAAGAAGCTGGCTGGCTACCTCACCACCCTCGAG CTGGAAAGCGGCTTCATCTCCAACGAGGAGAGTAAACAGAAGCTGGTTCCCATCATGACCATCCTGCTGGAGGAGCTGAATGCCAAAGGAAAATGCACCCTGCCCATAG ATGAATCAAACACCATCCACCTGAAGGTGATCGAGCAGCGCCCGGACCCCCCCATCGTGCAGGAGTATGATGTCCCCGTCTTCACCCAAGACAAGGATGACTTCTTCAACTCCCAGTGGGATCTCACCACgcagcag ATCCTGCCCTACATTGATGGCTTTCGGCACGTCCAGAAGATTTCCGCAGAAGCTGACGTGGAGCTGAACTTGGTGCGCATTGCCGTGCAGAACCTGCT GTACTACGGGGTCGTCACGCTCGTCTCCATACTCCAG TACTCCAACGTCTACTGCACCACACCAAAGGTCCAGGACCTAGTGGATGACAAGTGTCTCCAGGAAGAGTGTCTGTCCTATGTCACCAAACAAG GGCACAAGCGAGCCAGCCTCAGGGATGTCTTCCAGCTGTACTGTGGGCTGAGCCCTGGCACGACAGTGCGAGACCTCATCTCCCGCTAcaccctgcagctgcagagagtGGACGAGAG GAGGCTCATCCAGTTTGGCTTGATGAAGGGCCTTATCCGGCGACTCCAGAAGTACCCTGTCAAGGTGTCCCGGGACGAGCGGAGCCACCCAGCCCGGCTGTACACAGGCTGCCACAGCTACGATGAGATCTGCTGCAAGACCG GCATGAGTTACAAGGAGCTGGATGAGCGCCTGGAGAACGACCCCAACATCATCGTGTGCTGGAAGTGA
- the RASSF1 gene encoding ras association domain-containing protein 1 isoform X2, whose product MSLNKDGSYTGFIKVQLKLVRPVSVPATKRVPSLQAGRPGPRAQGVKRRTSFYLPKGTVKHLHILSHTRASEVIDALLRKFTVVDNPRKFALFERSEKDEQVYLRKLADEEQPLRLRLLAGPSEKVLSFVLKENETGEVNWDAFTLPELHNFLRILQREEEEHVRRLRHRYARCRQKMQEALATRTPG is encoded by the exons ATGAGCCTG AACAAGGACGGCTCCTACACCGGCTTCATCAAGGTGCAGCTGAAGCTGGTGCGCCCCGTCTCGGTGCCGGCCACCAAGCGGGTCCCCTCCCTGCaagcggggcggccggggccccGCGCCCAGGGGGTGAAGCGTCGCACGTCCTTCTACCTGCCCAAGGGGACCGTCAAGCACCTGCACATCCTCTCGCACACCCGCGCCAGCGAGGTCATCGACGCCCTCCTGCGCAAGTTCACCGTTGTCGACAACCCCCGCAAGTTCGCCCTCTTCGAGAGGTCCGAGAAGGATGAGCAAG TGTACCTGCGGAAGCTGGCCGAcgaggagcagcccctgcggctgcggctgcTGGCCGGCCCCAGCGAGAAGGTGCTCAGCTTTGTCCTGAAGGAGAATGAGACCGGAGAGGTGAAC TGGGACGCCTTCACGCTGCCGGAGCTGCACAACTTCCTGCGCATCctgcagcgggaggaggaggagcacgtGCGCCGGCTGCGGCACCGCTACGCCCGCTGCCGCCAGAAGATGCAGGAAGCGCTGGCCACGCGCACCCCGGGGTGA